A single genomic interval of Clostridium facile harbors:
- a CDS encoding GNAT family N-acetyltransferase — MQQQIIFREYQSKDRKALENIIRITWGYDKFCTPKTAAKLAKAYLGNCLANQTFTQVAVENGKPIGIIMGKKLKGFPLSRRFYFQKIRSTISIILSREARSVSGIFQTVEKIDQEFLRDSNLNYDAEVAFFAIHPESRGKGVGKQLFQRLMDYFKQEQLRKFYLFTDTSCNYPFYEHMGMTRRKSKNGSFQIKEYHHDMTFFLYDGQNSIK; from the coding sequence ATGCAACAGCAAATTATCTTTCGGGAATATCAAAGCAAAGACCGAAAAGCACTAGAAAATATCATCCGGATTACTTGGGGGTATGACAAATTCTGTACCCCAAAAACAGCAGCAAAGCTCGCAAAAGCATATCTTGGGAATTGTCTAGCGAATCAGACTTTTACCCAGGTGGCGGTTGAAAACGGAAAACCAATTGGCATTATTATGGGAAAAAAGTTAAAAGGATTTCCATTATCAAGGCGTTTTTATTTTCAAAAAATTCGTTCAACAATTTCTATTATCTTGTCAAGAGAGGCAAGGAGTGTAAGTGGGATTTTCCAAACAGTAGAAAAAATTGACCAGGAATTTTTGAGGGATTCCAATTTGAATTATGATGCGGAAGTCGCTTTTTTCGCAATCCATCCTGAAAGTCGGGGAAAAGGAGTGGGTAAACAACTATTTCAACGCCTGATGGATTATTTTAAACAGGAACAATTGAGAAAGTTTTATTTGTTTACGGATACCAGCTGCAATTACCCGTTTTATGAGCACATGGGAATGACAAGGAGAAAAAGTAAAAATGGTTCCTTCCAAATCAAAGAGTATCATCATGACATGACATTTTTCTTATATGATGGTCAAAATTCTATAAAATGA
- the scfA gene encoding six-cysteine ranthipeptide SCIFF, with protein MKHIKTLNNANLKQTAAKGGCGECQASCQSACKTSCTVANQKCERLSK; from the coding sequence ATGAAACACATTAAAACTTTGAACAACGCAAACTTAAAACAAACTGCTGCAAAAGGCGGTTGTGGCGAATGTCAAGCATCTTGCCAGTCTGCATGCAAAACATCTTGCACAGTGGCAAACCAAAAATGCGAGCGTCTGAGCAAATAA